The segment CCACCAACAATATATCTAGTTTTGATGCCAAAATCAGCACTACACCATGAATAGATTTGTTATGCGTTATAAAGAGTCCTAATTACTGGATACTGTAGTCTTGCATTAAATAATAGAAATTTTTTGTTGAAGATAACTAAATTCACTGTGGACAACAACGATTATAATAAAAAGAGCACAGCACCACTATaaaaatatgcacatgatcaaCAACACTTAAAACAATAATACCTCGTCCCAGATAATTACAGCTgttcatatttaagacctatataTCACTTCTCTAAAAATTAGCATATGATCAAGCACCTCTTCCACGATAATTACTGCTGATCATATTTCAAACCCACGAGTAATTTTGCAATATAAACTATTGCAAGAAGTTTGCTTATCTCCTTGTCAGATGTCATATCGACGGTACAATAATTACTGTTCCTCCAAACTTTGCTGTTTGTCATCTTCCTACGTACAAGTTCGTTCTTAATGAATTATTGGAAGAACATGGTTGTTTCCTCATGATATTTCATAATCACCAGTTTCTTGTTTTCTGTTTGTCATACCTTTGAACCTAAGTTCTTGTGATTCATACCATTGCAAGAATCTTTCCATCTCCCTACTGTATTTCTGAGCTCAAATCCTTCTAATAAATAATATTGCAAGGATGATAAGTGGTGGGGAATTGTACACAGTAATAAGTGCAGTTGTTCCACTGTATGTGGCAATGTTTCTAGCTTATGGTTCTGTAAAATGGTGGAAGATATTCACTCCAGAACAATGTGCAGGGATTAATAAGTTTGTTGCCATATTTGCTGTTCCTCTTCTATCGTTTATATTCATATCTAGAATCAACCCTTACAAAATGAATTTTGTTTTCGTGGCTGCTGATGTTATATCTAAGCTGGTTGTGCTTCTCCCACTGGCGTTGTGGACAAAGTTTTCTGAGAGAGGCAACTTGGACTGGGTGATTACTACCTTCTCCTTGTCAACATTACCGAATACTCTGGTGATGGGAATTCCACTTTTGAAGGCCATGTATGGAGATTCAACAGAAAGTTTGATGGTGCAGGTCGTTGTTATGCAGTGCATTCTCTGGTACACTTTAATGCTATTTTTATTTGAGTACAGAAGTGTTAAGGTGACTCTTATAGAACATTTCCATTTTAGTACTGCAAGACATACATCCACTTTAGATGATAAGAGCCCAAAACTGCAAACAGATGGGATAGATGGTGTAGATTGTGAAGAACTGCATGTCATAGAAAGAAAACCATCTTTAACGTCCATTCCACAGAGGGATCTGTCTACTCCATCATCTGAGAGGTTTCATGAACGTAGATATAAACATACAATGTCAGAGAACTCCACTGCTAAGACAGGTTGTTTGGGTGTCAAGTATAACTCTATGCAGTCCATGAGAAACTTGCAGAGTATAGGTTCCACTTCTCCTTTAGGAGAAACAGTCCCGACAGTGCTAACTAATAGAGTAGCAAGTTTTAGGGATCAAAGTAATGGCAAAAGTGGAAATCATGAATCTGCAATCAATTTGGGAACTGAAAACAGCTGCTCTAATAGATATTTGGGATTGCTTTCAGAAGACGCCGTGCAGGTGGCAAAGATTGTGTCCCAGTCTGCATCCAATTATTCTCCTCAACCGAGAGATGATGCAAAGGAGCTTCACATGTTTATTTGGAGCTCTGGATCGTCATTCTCTGAAGGCAAGTGCACATTAACTTACAATGTATGATAAACCTAGATAAGGCCTATTTGGGTgtttttgaaatgattaaaaacTAGAGACAACATAAAATATAGATATACCTGTTTAGATAAATAGGTTCCTCGCGATGAAATAGATATAAGATCATTTTCTTGTCAATTGATATTTGACCTGCAATTACAGCTTGCCTGTCTGAACAACAGCAACATTTGGAAGAACTTGAGTTGCATGGAGACATTTTCAGGCAACCAAATAAATTGCCTGGTTTTCAAGGAGAGCTAGCAGATCATGTCGAACAAGACCCCAGACTTTCTGACTCAATCCCAATATCTATTCCAAGTCTTACTGTAACATCACAATTACATCAGCAGGACAACCACAAAGGAGAAGTTATACCATCTGAACCTTCAAATGCAGCTTTTGTAATGAAGCTAATTCTCCACGTCGTGTTTTCTAAGCTGGCTTACAATCCAAACTCCTATGCAAGTCTATTTGGGATTCTATGGGCACTCGTTTCAGCAAGGTTGCTTGTTAATAAACTGTTTGACTCACAAGAGCTATTCTTTCAAGCTTTGTTTTCCTTGGGGATAgattataaatcaaaatttatttggaaATTGCAGGTGGGGTCTTGAGATGCCTCAGATAGTCAAGGGTTCTATAACAATCTTGTCTGACACTGGCTTGGGATTAGCCATGTTTAGTCTTGGTAAACTCTTCAAAACTTATTTATTTACAGCACATCAACAGGGGCCCAAAAAAAACTGAAGAACTCTACTAGCAGCTAACAATTTTGCAGAGTTCTTTGATTTGCAGGTTTATTCATGGCACTACAACCAAGGATCATTGCATGTGGAACTTATTTTGCCATTATTGGCATGGTTCTACGGTTTTTAGTTGGACCAGCAGTCATGGCTGTGGCTTCTATCGCAGTTGGTCTTCGAGGAACTATCTTACACATCGCCATCGTACAGGTTAGAATGTCATGACTTGTGACATTTGTGTGCAAATGTTAGTATTAGTGGCAAGCTGGTAGCACAGAACGTATTTCATTTCAGTGCATGTTCAAAAAATGCACTGTAAAAtctattttttcataaaaaataccCATGATTGTTGGGTTGaaaactaattttcaaaaatctagaGTTAAATTAAGTTGTATTTGGTTTTAACAAATCAATTACATCTTCTTCCAGGGTGCATTGCCTCAAGGAATAGTGCCATTTGTATTTGCACGGCAGTATAATGTACATCCAGATATACTTAGTACGGGGTAAGAATTCTTCATTCCATCGTATCTATCCAATATATATGTTTTTTCTGACCCCATAAATATCAGAGTTCATCTGTTTGGATCTTCTTATAAAAGCAGGCACCCTGACGATATAATTTTATTGCTCATTTATTTAACATTGTAACATGGATGGAACACATTTACTATCTTGTTTTTGTGTTTAAATGCGTGCAGGGTGATATTTGGCATGCTGGTCTCTTTACCAATTACGTTGATATACTATGTGCTTCTTGAGTTGTAAACATGCAGCACATCAGTTTGACTTCTTGTAAGCTCAGAATGTTGCGCCCCTGCAGTGCAGTGGAATATGTTTCCGGGTGTTGCAAATAAAGAGGAATGATCTGTAAAAATAGGTGTACATAGAGGCAATAAATTGTCCATAAATAACTCTTTAAACCTGAAGGGTTCTTTGGTTTAAAACAGTTGTATCGTTGGGTAGGGCAGTATCATAGAAATTAGATTTTCCTCCACTAAACTgaaaaattcaataaaattaaaGCTTACACTAGAATCTTTGATACAACTTTGTAGAATAAGTTGATGCAATATTAGTGATCAAATTAAATATGAATTAATGAACAAAAGTGTGTGGACTTTTATACtttaattttgaattctttgaaaaTGTATTGTTCATATTACTATAATTTTTATTTTGATTCGTTATACCTACATTTGAACCTACTTTTGAACCCACTAGCCAAACCCTCTTGTACTCTACCTTAATCAACACCAATCCACACCTACCAACTTAAACTAGGCCATAGCATGATTCTATCTAACTACTAGGCCATACAACATAAAGTAGTCCACCTTGTTAAAATTTAAATTATCTTGCTCCAAAGAAGACCTTTCCAATATTAAATTTAACAACTAAGGTTATGTATTTATAAAGACTTGGGTCATTAGCAAGAACATCTACATATTAGCATTTGTAGAATCATATGCTAAAAGAAACATATTCACAATCACATTAAAGTATCTCACTCAAGTTTAGCCATGATATGATCATCTTGCATTGCTTTTGTGGAATGTATATGAAACTACATATTTGTTTCTTGGGCTCTTGACTTTCTACTAGGTCAAACAATGTTTTCACCTCTCACCTCAAAAGTAAGCCCCACTATGCTTATTAGGCCAACCCATTTCCAAATATAGGTTAAAAGATAGCTACACCAATCTTCAAAGTTACATTAGCATTATAGGTCATAGTAGAAAAATAAATCCATAAGACACA is part of the Cryptomeria japonica chromosome 10, Sugi_1.0, whole genome shotgun sequence genome and harbors:
- the LOC131072615 gene encoding auxin efflux carrier component 2 — its product is MISGGELYTVISAVVPLYVAMFLAYGSVKWWKIFTPEQCAGINKFVAIFAVPLLSFIFISRINPYKMNFVFVAADVISKLVVLLPLALWTKFSERGNLDWVITTFSLSTLPNTLVMGIPLLKAMYGDSTESLMVQVVVMQCILWYTLMLFLFEYRSVKVTLIEHFHFSTARHTSTLDDKSPKLQTDGIDGVDCEELHVIERKPSLTSIPQRDLSTPSSERFHERRYKHTMSENSTAKTGCLGVKYNSMQSMRNLQSIGSTSPLGETVPTVLTNRVASFRDQSNGKSGNHESAINLGTENSCSNRYLGLLSEDAVQVAKIVSQSASNYSPQPRDDAKELHMFIWSSGSSFSEGKCTLTYNVCVTSQLHQQDNHKGEVIPSEPSNAAFVMKLILHVVFSKLAYNPNSYASLFGILWALVSARWGLEMPQIVKGSITILSDTGLGLAMFSLGLFMALQPRIIACGTYFAIIGMVLRFLVGPAVMAVASIAVGLRGTILHIAIVQGALPQGIVPFVFARQYNVHPDILSTGVIFGMLVSLPITLIYYVLLEL